The DNA sequence ATGATTTAACTATAAATGGCGGCAAGGAAACTGCTGAGATAGGTGGAAAGGCTATAACAAAGATTAAAAGAAATATACAGTCAACCGGAGAGTTTAAGGTTGACAGTGTAGCCGGAGCTTCTATTACATCTAAGGCAGTTAGTGATGCTATAAATAATGCAACATTGCAATAATGTTTGAAATAAAAGCCAATATCATTGTGATATTGGTTTTTTATTACAATTAATATCTAAATAGTAAGCTAAAATAGATTTTTCTATAAGTATTCAAAAAATTTATATTTTTAGATAGAAAAATACAGTGCTTTATGCTAATATCTAAATGTTGAAATAGGTATAGCCTATTCAATATGAGAGAGTAAATATTTAGGGGGACAAGATTGCTAATAACTAGAGAAATGGATTATGCTGTAAGAATTGTTAGAGCATTAAAGGATGGTACAAAAGTTTCGGCAACCGAAGTGGCAAGAAAGGAACATTTGCCACAAGCTATTACATATAAGGTTTTAAACAGTCTGTTAAAATCTAAACTTATTGGAAGCATGAGAGGTGTTAATGGAGGTTATTATTTAAAATGTGACCTTTCAAAGACTACATTATATGATATATGTTCAGCCTTGGGTGAAGATATGAGCATTACGGAATGTGTCAGAGATGGTTACGACTGTATAAACAATAGATGTGGAGAATGTATTTTAAATAAGGAATTTAATAGAATACAAAGTTCATTGAATAGAGAATTACAAAAAACAACTTTGGATAAACTTTTATAGGTTTATCCTTTTTTAGTGAAATACATTTGAAGTATAATTGTATTACTTATAATACAGAAAAATGATGATAAAATTGCTAAATACTTGACAATATATTAATATAAATTTAAACTGTTTTAAAGAAAAAAGACATGCAGTATTGCTTAAAAGCTGAAGGGAATAGTTGATATAAAATATATTATTAAATTGATGGAGTAGATATGAAGGAAATAAAAATAGTTGCTATACTTGCTATGGTGGGAATGTTATTGTCAGCTTGCAATAGTAATATCACAAAATTACAGGAACAGTTTGATTTGGAATCTAAGTATACTAATGAGTTAGACTATGAAAGTACTATAGAGAGTCTCAATAGGGCTATAAAGATTGATCCTCAAAATATAGGAGCATACAAAAAGCTGGCTGAGATATATGGGAAGTCAGGAAGAGTAGATGAAGCAAGGGATACTTTAGAAAGTGCTTTGGATATAGCCGGATTATCGACTAAGAATGAAAATGAACTAAATATGAGATTAAAAAATCTGGAGTTTCTTGTTATGGTATCTGAAATCCCCGGAGAGTATGATGAGATTATGGAGGTAGAACTTGGCAATAAATATGGCTATGATATCTACTATACAATAGAAAGCAAGGATAATAGGCTAATAGCCAAAGATTTAAAATATACAGAACCCATACTATTGGATGAAGATGGCAAATATATATTAAAAGCATATACTATTGATAAGTATGGCGAAACTCATGATGAAGTAGTAGTGAATTATATTATAAAACTTCCTAAAGGAGGTGTAGGAAAAGATAGTTGGGAAAAAGTTGGAGATATCTACAGATACCGTGGTAAGAATGGAAAGATAGTAAGAGGTTGGCAGGATATAGACGGTAAATGGTACTACTTTGGAGAAGATGGAGCGATGCTTACAAGCTGGCAAGATATAAATAGTAAGTGGTACCACTTTGGTGAAGATGGTTCTATGGAAACAGGCTGGAAGCAAATAGGAGATAAGTGGTATTATCTTTTAAATACCGGAGAACTATCTATAGGCTGGCAGGATATAGATGGTAAATGGTATTACTTTGCTGATAACGGAGAGATGAAGACTGATCAGTATATAGATGGTTACTATATAGGGGCTGATGGGGTAATGACTACTGAAGGTACTAATACCACTATAGAGTCTAGTGAAAATACTGACTATAAGAAATCATATAGGGATGTGCTGACAAAATTATATACAAAACATGAGTTAGAAGGAGTATATGGTTATGAAGCAGATGCTGTAAAGGGAGTAAGTGAATTTCATGAAGCTAAATATACTTTAATGGATATAACCGGAGATGGAAAAGAAGAACTTATAATATATGTCGGAATGGGAATGACTGGCATATATGGAATTAAGAATGGAAAGATTTCTGTATTACTTAATACTTATATTGATGATGGTTGCTACATATTGGATAACAATAGCATAGTTGTTACATATAGAATACATAATACTGCACCACATACAGGTCCTACTAATTCAGGCACTGGGTTTGTACATTATATATACAATCAACAGAACAGTAAGTTTGAAAAATATAGAGATGGTGAAGCAATAAATCCGGAGTCTGAAGAATATAATCCTGAGGATTCAAGATATTTTAATGATTTGATGAGCAAAGTTTTAATGGAAACTTGGGAAGGTGCTAATATCCCGGTTACACCTGAGAATATTGAGTCTTTAAAATAAAGATTTAAAAATTTATGTAGTAGATTTATACAAACAGTAGATTATTATGATTATCAAGATTTGAATTTATTCTTAGGTGGGGAGTCTTTCCCCACCTTTTTATTTGCAATAAATCATTGATAAAAGTGAATTGCTAAAGATACTTAAACTGTTATAATATTATTAAAATAATTTAAGAACAATATTAGCTATTAGATTTTTGTATAAGGAGTAAGACTATGATAGATAGAATATATTTGGCAGGTGGCTGCTTTTGGGGAGTAGAAGGTTACTTTAAAAAAATAGAAGGAGTAGTAGATACAGCTTGTGGTTATGCAAATGGTAATAGTGAAAATCCAAGTTATGAAGATGTATGCTTACGTAATACCGGTCATGCAGAAACTGTAAAAATTGATTTTGATGATGATATAATTAGTCTAGAGGATTTACTTATATATTATTTTAGAATCATTGATCCTATCAGTGTAAATAAACAGGGAAATGATGTGGGTATTCAGTATAGAACAGGAATATATTATACAAATGAGACACAGATATCTGTAATAGAATCAGCAATTATAAGAGAGCAGAGTAAGCATACTGAGAAAATAGCAGTGGAAGTTTTGCCACTAAAAAATTTCTATAATGCAGAAGAATACCATCAAGATTATTTAGATAAAAATCCAAACGGATATTGCCATATAAACTTGAACCTGGCGGATGAGCCGATAGTAAGGTCGGAAGATTACAAAAAAGATGATGATGAGGTTCTAAAAAATAGACTTACAGCTCTACAATATGATGTCACTATTAATGCAGCTACAGAGAGACCTTTTGACAATGAATTCAACTCAAATTTTGAAAAAGGTATATATGTGGATATTACGTCAGGTGAACCGCTTTTCTTTTATACAGATAAGTTTGAGTCGGGATGTGGTTGGCCAAGCTTTTCAAAGCCTATACAAAAGGATCTTGTAAAATATGAAGAAGATTTAAGCTTTGGCAGAAGAAGGATAGAGGTAAGAAGTAATAGTGCCGATATTCATTTAGGACATGTGTTTAATGACGGACCGATGGAGCTTGGAGGCCTTAGATACTGTATCAACTCGGCTGCACTTAGATTTATTCCTTTCCATAAGATGGAAGAGGAAGGATATGGATACTTGATAAAATATTTACCATAAATTTTAATGTAAAATACAGTGTTTGAGGATGATAAAATTGGATAAATCTAATGAATATAAAATAATATGAATACATTACAATTTGTATTGTATATTTATATGGTTTTTTCTTAAATTATCCTTGTAAAAAAGTGTTTAAAATGTTAGGCTTAACAAAGAAAAATAAAGGGGTGAGATATGTCTGACAATTTTAAATACGGTGAAGACACTAAACTTGATAAGTCGTCTGAAAAGAGGGCGAATTTCTCAGGAGGACTGGGATACATATTGGCGGTAGCAGGTTCTGCAGTAGGACTTGGTAATATTTGGAGATTTCCATATTTGGCTGCAAAGTATGGCGGAGGAATGTTTTTATTAACATATCTTATACTGACGCTTACATTTGGATATGCCATGATAATGTCGGAGACTACTATAGGTAGAATGACGAAGCGAAGTGCAATAGGAGCATTCAATAATTTTGGAAATGGTAAGATACTTAAGATCGGCGGATTTATAAATGCCATAGTTCCTGTTCTTATCGTACCATACTATAGCGTAATAGGTGGTTGGGTAGTAAAATACCTTGTAGAATATATTAAGGGCAATGTAGTTGAATTGGCAGGGGACAAGTATTTTGAAAGTTTTATAATTGATACAAAGGTGGTTTTCTTTTGGTTTGTAATATTTGCGATTGCCACCTTTGTAGTAATACTTGGTGGAGTAGAACAGGGCATAGAGAGAGTGTCAAAGATAATGATGCCTTTACTTATCATACTGGCAATCATTGTAGCAACTTATTCTGTTACAAGACCGGGAGCTATGGAAGGAGTAAAATATCTCTTTATTCCAAATCTTAAGAATTTTTCACTGATGACTGTGGTGGCTGCTCTTGGGCAAATGTTTTATTCGCTGTCCATTGCTATGGGAATTTTATATACCTATGGTTCATACCTTACAAGAGATGTGGATGTAGAGATATCTACTTCAAGAGTTGAAATGGTGGACACAGGTGTAGCAATTTTGGCAGGCCTTATGGTTATACCGGCTGTATTTGCATTTTCAGGTGGAGATCCTGAAAAGTTAAAGGCAGGACCTTCACTTATGTTCATTACATTGCCGAAGGTTTTTGAGAGCATGGGAGCAGGTAGAATTGCAGGTATAGGATTTTTCTTACTTGTGCTGTTAGCAGCACTTACAAGTGCAATATCACTTGTTGAAACCAGTATATCAACTTTCTGTGATGAGCTTAATTTGAGCAGAAATAAGTCCATTATCTTGATGGCTTTTATTATGATATTTGTAGGAGGTTTATCTGCAGCAGGCTATGGTATACTTGATTTTGTATTAATATTTAAGATGCCTATTTTGGATTTCTTAGATTTTCTTACAAATTCTATAATGATGCCAATAGCGGCTTTGGCAACTTGCTATCTTGTAGTAAAGGTTATAACATTAAAGAAAATTGATGATGAAATTTCATATTCATCTTCATTTAAGAGAAAAAAGCTTTATAATATAGTTATGAGAGTGTTTGCACCGATATTTTTGATTATTATATTGGTGAGTGCTATATTGAACACTCTAGGAATTATCAGCTTTTAATTTATTTATACTCATAGTTGATTATACTAAGAATGGAGTACTTAATGAAAAGATTTGATGTAGTTGCGTTAGGTGAATTATTGATTGACTTTACACCTGCAGGACTTTCACCAACAGGAATGAGACTTTTTGAACAAAATCCGGGAGGAGCACCTGCAAATATGTTGACAGCTGTGTCAAGATCCGGACTAAAAACCGCATTTATAGGAAAAATAGGCTCGGATATGCATGGTGATTTTTTAAGAAGTGTACTAGAAAGTGTGCCTATAGATACAAGCGGATTGATTTCAGATCCTTCAGTTTTTACTACTCTGGCATTTGTTAGCCTGTCTATAACAGGAGATAGAGATTTTTCATTTGCAAGAAAGCCTGGAGCTGATACAAAACTTAGTATAGATGAGATAAATAAAGATATATTAACGGAAACTAAGATATTTCATGTAGGATCTCTATCTCTTACAGATGAACCGTCAAGGGGTACGACTTTTGAGGCGGTAAGGATTGCAAAGGAAGCAGGTGCTATTATATCCTATGATCCAAACTACCGTGAACCACTTTGGGATAATGTTGATAAGGCAATGGAAATGATGAGATTGATGGCTCAGCTTGCTGATATTATGAAGATATCTGATGAGGAGACATCACTTCTTACACCATATAAGGAACCGCTTGAAGCAGGGAAGTACTTGATAGAAAATGGTAGAAAGCTTGTAGTGGTTACTCTTGGAGAAAAGGGAGCTTTGGCTGTATCAAAAACAGGCTATGTAGAAATACCCGGATTTAAGAGTAATGTTGTTGATACTACGGGTGCCGGAGATTCTTTTTGGGGAGGACTTTTGGCAAAATTCATTAATGAGAATGTTGATCTGGATAATATCAGTACAAAGCAAATGTATGATATTGCAAGATTTGGAAATGCGGTTGCAAGCCTTTGTGTAGAAAAAAGAGGTGGTATAGTGAGTATTCCTACACTTGATGAAACATTAGAGAGATTAAAGCAATGAAAAATATAGATGTAGCTGTTATTATGGCAGGAGGTAAGGGAAGCAGACTTCGTAGCATAACAAATGATGAGATACCAAAGCCTATGGTACCTGTTAATGGTAAGCCATTACTTGAATATCAGGTGGATAAGTTAAAAGCCTACGGCATAAAAAAGATAGTAATGATTGTAGGACATTTGGGAGAGAAAATAGAGGATCATTTTAAAGATGGGAAAGACTTTGGAGTGGATATTGACTACATTTTTGAAAAGGAACCACTTGGTACAGCCGGAGCTTTTTACTATCTGAAAGATAAAATAGATACTAAGGACTTTTTGCTTATCTTTGGAGATGTTTTCTTTGATTTGGATTTTGATAGAATGGAAGCTTTTCATTTCAAAAATTCTGCATTAACAACACTTCTGGCACATCCAAACGGACATCCATATGATTCAGATCTTATTCAAATGGATGATAACGGAAAAGTTGTTGGATTTGACTCAAAGCATAATGTGAGAGATTATTGGTATGACAATATGGTCAATGCAGGGATGTATATAATAAACAAAAGACTGCTTGACTTGGTCAAAAAACCGATAAAGACTGATTTTGAAAGGGATATACTTGCAAATCAGGTAAAGCTTGGAGCAAATATATATGCATATCATTCACCTGAGTATGTGAAGGATGTGGGTACTGTGGATAGAATAAATGCTACAGTAGAGGAGTTAAAGAGTGGACTTATTCAATCAAAGAATTTGAAGAATAAGCAAAGAGCTATATTCCTGGATAGAGACGGCACTATGAATGTTTCAAAGGGATTTATATCCAAGGCTGATGATCTGGAACTGATTCCAGGTACTATCGAAGCTATAAAGGATATAAATAAGAGTGGGGCACTTGCTATAGTTATTACAAATCAGCCTGTTATTGCAAGAGGCGAATGTTCTTTTGAGGAGCTTCACAATATTCACAATAAGTTAAAGACTTTATTAGGTGAGAAAGGTGTATTTGTAGATGATATTTTCTATTGTCCACATCATCCGGATAAGGGATTTGAGGGTGAGCTTCCTGAACTGAAATTTGATTGTGAATGTAGAAAACCAAAGACAGGTATGATAGAGGAGGCTGTAGAAAAGTATAATATAGACCTTTCAAAATCATATATGGTAGGAGATTCTACTATGGATCTTGAGATGGCAAGAAATGCCGGGATAAAGTCTGTTTTAGTAAATACCGGTTTTGCCGGAAATGATGGAAAATACGATAGAAGCTGCGATATAGAGGCGGAAGATCTTCTAGATGCAGTAGAAAAGATAATAAAAGATTTTACAGAGTGAAATTAGATAAAAATTAGAGGCTATTAATTTTACAATCCTAAAATATAGCCTCTAAGTATTAGCTTACCATATACATCTTGCACTGGCACCACAAGGCAGTATAAAATCTGACTTGTTTACAGGCAAGCCTATTTCCATAGCTTCTATGCTTGCAGCAGGAAGTTTATTTTCTTCCAGAGATTTCTTGATCATATAGGTTAGCACTCCGGGAGCCAAACCTGTAGTATATGAGTTTATAAGGAAGAAGAGAGGCTCTGTACTAAGTAGCTTTGTGGTCAAATTTATAAATTCATAGATAGAGTCTTCAATTTTCCATATTTCACCCTTTGGACCTCTACCATATGAAGGAGGATCCATTATTATGGCATCATAGGTATTACCACGCCTTATTTCCCTTTGTACAAATTTGATACAGTCATCCACTAGCCATCTGATATGAGCCGAAGAAAGTCCCGAGCTTATCATATTTTCTTTTGCCCAGCCAACCATACCCTTACTTGCATCTACATGAGTGACATTTGCACCGGCAGCAGCCGCAGCTAAGGTGGCACCACCTGTGTATGCAAACAGATTCAATACTTTGATCTCACGATTCCTATCTGTGGCTTCTTTGATTTTAGTATAGCTAAAATCCCAGTTGGTAGCCTGTTCAGGGAATACTCCGGTATGTTTGAATGTAAAAGGTTTTAGATTAAATGTTATTTTTGATGAGGGCAATTCATAGTCAATACTCCAGGTATTTGGAAGATTAAAAAACTCCCAATGCCCACCACCGGCTTTGCTTCTGTGATAGTGCCCATTCTTTTTCTTCCATGCCGGATGGGAATGTCCTGTATTCCAGAGCACCTGAGGATCGGGTCTGACAAGAATATAATCTCCCCATCTTTCAAGTTTTTCGCCATTTGAGGTATCTAATATTTCATAGTCCTTCCAATTATTTGCAATCCACATATTTTTTCTTTCTCTATTCATATTAAGACAAACTGTCTTATTATCATTATACCATAAAAAATGCCGCTTGGTTGTATTTACAACCTAATACGGCATTGCTCATGTCGGAAAATACCGACCTTTTTACTAAAGATATTTAAATAATTCCTGTGCCTCGTCCTTTTTGGTCGTTTCTTTTAAAGAAAGAACCTCTACTTTTACAGATTTGCCACCGAATAATACTTCTACAATATCTCCAACTTTTACTTCAGCAGAAGCTTTGATTATTTTATCATTTATAAGAACTCTGCCTGCATCACATGCTTCATTGGCTATTGTGCGTCTTTTTATTATTCTTGAAACCTTTAAAAATTTGTCAATACGCATTAGTTATTAACAGCATCCTTTAGTGCCTTACCTGGCTTGAACTTTGGAACTACACTCTCAGCAATCTTCATTGTCTCACCGGTTCTTGGGTTTCTACCCTCTCTCTCAGGTCTTACAGATGTTTCAAATGTTCCAAATCCTACAAGCTGAATCTTTCCTTTGTTGGTAAGCTCCTCTGTAACAACATCTACAAATGCCTTAAGAACTGCCTCAGCATCTTTCTTTGTGATGGAGTTATCCATCTTATTAGCCATAGCATCGATCAACTCTGTTCTATTCATTTTGTTCCTCCTAAAAATAATGTTAAAAACATTATACTAAAATATTACTGTCGAATTTAGCGACAATATAGAATTATTATGAGACGTGATACCACTCATAACATATTTTTTATAGTCTGTTTAAGCTGATTTGTCAAGAAGAATCAAGTAAAAAAGCCGTTTTGTAAGGGTTTTTTCTATATAAAGTTATTTTACTTAAGAAAATATATATATTTATTTGACAAAGTGAGAGTGGAAGGTGTATTATACTTATACCCGGTAGGGGTATATAGAGTAAGATTGTAATTAAATTTGTAGTATTATTGTATGCCTAAATATAATTTGATGTATACAAACTATAGAGTATTTTTAGAAAGGAATATATGTTAAAAGAAAAATATAATATTACCGGAATGAGCTGTGCCGCCTGTTCTGCCAAAGTAGAGAGAGTAGTAGGTAAGATTGAAGGTGTGGAAAATGTATCTGTAAATCTTTTGACAAATTCCATGCAGGTGGAATATAAGGAAGATAAGCTGAGTTCAAATGATATAATAAAAAATATAGCTGATGCCGGATATGGAGCATCTTTGGCTACAGCTACAAAACAGAAAAAAGAAGAGAAGAGTATAAAAAAGACTAATGATGATGCAATAGCTTCTATGAAGTTCAGGCTGAAGGTGTCCATAGTATTTTTGGTTATTTTAATGTATTTCAGTATGGGAAGTATGATAGGTTTGCCGCTTCCTAAATTCTTATCAGGTGAGGGCAATCCGGTAGGCTTTGCTCTGACACAGCTTTTACTGGTACTGCCTGTAATGTATGTAAACAGAAAGTATTATATAAGCGGATTTAAATCTCTTTTCAATCTTTCACCAAATATGGATACACTTATTGCGGTGGATTCAGGTGCCGCATTTACATATGGTGTAATTGCAATCTATGTAATGGGCTATGCACTTAATAATGCTGATATGCATACAGTGATGGAATACAGAATGAATCTCTATTTTGAATCTGTGTCCATGATTTTGACTCTTATAACTTTAGGAAAATTCTTTGAAACAGGTTCAAAAGCAAGAACAACGGATGCAATATCAAAGCTTATAGACTTATCACCGAAGAGGGCAAATGTGCTTCGTGACGGTGTAGAGGAAAATATACTTACAGAAGATGTTGTAGTGGGAGATATTGTAATAGTACGTCCGGGTGAGAGCATTCCGGTAGACGGAATGATAATTGAGGGAAGTACGAGTGTGGATGAGAGTGCCATTACAGGTGAGAGTATACCTGTACAAAAGGAGAAAGGCGATAAGCTTATAGCTGCCACTATAAATAAAAATGGTAGTGTAAGGATAAAGGCAACAGAGGTAGGTGAGGACACGGCCATTTCAAGAATCATTGCTTTGGTGGAAGAGGCTTCATCATCAAAAGCACCTATTGCCAAGATGGCTGATAAAGTCGCGGGAGTATTTGTACCGGTTGTTATGGGAATTGCACTCATCACATTCATAGTATGGTTGGCACTGGGATATGATTTTTCATTTGCTCTAAACTGTGCCATAGCGGTACTTGTTATATCCTGTCCATGTTCTCTTGGACTTGCAACTCCTGTAGCTATAATGGTAGGTACAGGTAAGGGTGCTGAAAACGGAATACTTATTAAATCTGCCGATGCACTTGAGACAACTCACAGTATTGATACTGTAGTACTTGATAAGACAGGTACTGTAACAGAGGGTAAGCCTGTAGTTACAGATATTTTAGCATTTGATATAGATGAGAATGAATTTTTAAAACTGGCTGCTGGAGTTGAGAGCGCTTCGGAGCATCCTTTAGCTGAGGCTATTGTAGAAAAGGCTAAGGAAAAAAGTTTAGAGATTGTTTCACCTACAGAGTTTCAAGCGATATCAGGAAGAGGTATTGTTGCAAGTGTAGATGATTCAAAAATTATTGCCGGAAATGAGCAGGCCATAAAAGATCAGTATGGAAACAGTGAAAACTTTACAGAAGCATTTAAAAAGGGAAATGAACTTGCCGCTCAGGGTAAGACACCGATGTACTTTGGTAAAGACGGCAAACTGCTTGGAATTATTGCAGTTGCGGATACAATAAAAAAAGACAGTAAGGAAGCTATACAGGCTCTTAAAAACAGAAATATTGATGTTGTATTGCTTACAGGTGATCATAAAAACACTGCAATGGCTATTGCAAAGGAAGCAGGTATTAAAAAGGTTATTGCCGAAGTTTTACCTACCGATAAGGAAGAACATATCAGAGAGCTTATTGAAGCAGGGCACAAGGTGGCAATGGTTGGTGACGGTATCAATGATTCGCCTGCACTTGCAAGAGCGGATGTAGGTATTGCAATAGGTGCAGGTACGGATATCGCTATAGAGAGTGCGGATATAGTACTGATGCACAGCTCATTAAAGGATGTGGCTACAGCAATTGATTTAAGTAAGGCGGTAATAAGAAATATAAAACAGAATCTTTTCTGGGCATTCTTTTATAATTCAATTGGAATACCATTGGCTGCGGGAGTATTTTATCTAAGCCTGGGATGGAAGCTCAGTCCTATGTTTGGTGCTGCAGCAATGGGAATGAGCAGTGTATGTGTGGTAAGCAATGCACTTAGACTAAGAGCCTTTAAGCCTAAGAAAGTAAAGAAAAATAATATAGAAAATGATGAGATAGAGCTCATTGAAAATAAAAGAAAAGAGGATAAAAAGATGACAACAGTAATTAATGTAAACGGAATGATGTGTGAGCACTGCAAGGCAACTGTGGAGAAGGTTACAAGAGGTGTAGAAGGCGTGAGCAATTCACTGGTGAATTTGGATGCAAAAAATGTTACAATAGAGCACAGTGCCGATACAGATTTGGAGAAGGTGAAAAAAGCTATCACGGATGCAGGCTATGAGGTAGTATAATGAGAGCCGATTCTAAGACTGTTTTAAGGCAGTTAAAGACAGCCAAAGGACAGCTTGAGGGCATCATAAAGATGGTGGAAGAAAACAGATACTGTGTTGATATATCAAATCAGGTTCTTGCCACCAGAGCTCTTCTTGAAAGGACAAATCGTATTATCTTGGAAGCACATATAGAGGGCTGTATTTTGGATGCGGCAGCTACAGGGAGTGAGGAAGAGAGAAAAGAGAAGATATTTGAGCTGTCAAATATGATAAAGAAGATGATGAAATAATGGAAAGAGAAATTCTTTATATAATAGACGGGGAGTATAAGGATATTCAAGACTATTTAAAAGCGAAGGGATATTCAGCCTCAAATATTACAACCTTGAAAAAATATGAAAACAGTATAATGCTCAATGGAGTTTGGGCTTATATGAATCAGAAGCCGGAGCTAAATGACCGGCTTCTTGTGCGTGTATGTGAAAATAAAAATAGTGAAAATATAGTACCTGTTGATATCAAGCTGGATATAAAATATGAGGATGAGGACATCATAGTAATAAATAAGGGCAGTGATATGCCGATTCATCCAAGTCTTAACAATTATGAGAACTCACTTGCAAATGCTCTGATGTATTATTATAATGGCGAAAACTTTGTTTTCAGATGCATTAACAGACTTGATAAGGACACTACGGGACTTACAATAGTGGCAAAGCATTTCTTGAGTGCTGGTATTTTAAATATTGCTATGCAAAACAGGCAGATAAAAAGAGTATATAATGCTATAGTAAAAGATGACGGCAGATTGCCTGATGCAGATACAATTGACTTGCCGATAGCCAGAGAAGATGATACCTTGATAAAGAGAAAGGTAAGCCCTGATGGTCAAAGGGCTGTAACACATTTTAAAGTATTGCAAAGATTTGAAAAATACTCTTTAATAGAGATTAGACTTGAAACAGGCAGAACACATCAGATACGTGTACATATGAGTCACATAGGTGCACCGCTTGTAGGAGATTATTTGTATAATGAAAATGATTACGGTAAAATTTCGGTAAGACCGCTCCTACATTCAAAGAGCCTTGAATTCATACATCCTATAACAGGTGAGAGAATGTATTTGGAATGTGATTTACCGGTAGATTTTAAAGAAAAGATAGGAAAGAATTATGTTTAGAATAGAATACCCACATCTTGATATGAGAAAGATTGCAGACAGCGGACAGATATTCAGATTTAATATTTATGAGGATGAATTCAGTCTTGTTGCAGGTGATAAGCTACTGTTTATAAAAGAGGACGGAGACGGATATATACTCTCTTGCAGTGAAGAGGAGTTTAATGATTTTTGGTTGGATTATTTTGACCTTAGACTTGATTATAAAGAGTATGAGAAGAATATTCCAAAGAGTGATCTGTTTTTAATAAATGCGACCGAATATTCATATGGAATTCGTATATTAAATCAGGATAAATGGGAAATGCTTATATCATTTATAATTTCACAAAGAAAGAGTATACCGGCTATTAAATCTTCGGTTGAAAAACTTTCAAAGGTGTATGGGAAAAAAATAGATATGAAAGTTCCGGATTTTATTAAAAATATCGATCCGGATACAGAGT is a window from the Lachnoanaerobaculum umeaense genome containing:
- a CDS encoding RrF2 family transcriptional regulator; translated protein: MLITREMDYAVRIVRALKDGTKVSATEVARKEHLPQAITYKVLNSLLKSKLIGSMRGVNGGYYLKCDLSKTTLYDICSALGEDMSITECVRDGYDCINNRCGECILNKEFNRIQSSLNRELQKTTLDKLL
- a CDS encoding carbohydrate kinase family protein, whose product is MKRFDVVALGELLIDFTPAGLSPTGMRLFEQNPGGAPANMLTAVSRSGLKTAFIGKIGSDMHGDFLRSVLESVPIDTSGLISDPSVFTTLAFVSLSITGDRDFSFARKPGADTKLSIDEINKDILTETKIFHVGSLSLTDEPSRGTTFEAVRIAKEAGAIISYDPNYREPLWDNVDKAMEMMRLMAQLADIMKISDEETSLLTPYKEPLEAGKYLIENGRKLVVVTLGEKGALAVSKTGYVEIPGFKSNVVDTTGAGDSFWGGLLAKFINENVDLDNISTKQMYDIARFGNAVASLCVEKRGGIVSIPTLDETLERLKQ
- a CDS encoding N-acetylmuramoyl-L-alanine amidase family protein, with the protein product MKEIKIVAILAMVGMLLSACNSNITKLQEQFDLESKYTNELDYESTIESLNRAIKIDPQNIGAYKKLAEIYGKSGRVDEARDTLESALDIAGLSTKNENELNMRLKNLEFLVMVSEIPGEYDEIMEVELGNKYGYDIYYTIESKDNRLIAKDLKYTEPILLDEDGKYILKAYTIDKYGETHDEVVVNYIIKLPKGGVGKDSWEKVGDIYRYRGKNGKIVRGWQDIDGKWYYFGEDGAMLTSWQDINSKWYHFGEDGSMETGWKQIGDKWYYLLNTGELSIGWQDIDGKWYYFADNGEMKTDQYIDGYYIGADGVMTTEGTNTTIESSENTDYKKSYRDVLTKLYTKHELEGVYGYEADAVKGVSEFHEAKYTLMDITGDGKEELIIYVGMGMTGIYGIKNGKISVLLNTYIDDGCYILDNNSIVVTYRIHNTAPHTGPTNSGTGFVHYIYNQQNSKFEKYRDGEAINPESEEYNPEDSRYFNDLMSKVLMETWEGANIPVTPENIESLK
- the msrB gene encoding peptide-methionine (R)-S-oxide reductase MsrB; translation: MIDRIYLAGGCFWGVEGYFKKIEGVVDTACGYANGNSENPSYEDVCLRNTGHAETVKIDFDDDIISLEDLLIYYFRIIDPISVNKQGNDVGIQYRTGIYYTNETQISVIESAIIREQSKHTEKIAVEVLPLKNFYNAEEYHQDYLDKNPNGYCHINLNLADEPIVRSEDYKKDDDEVLKNRLTALQYDVTINAATERPFDNEFNSNFEKGIYVDITSGEPLFFYTDKFESGCGWPSFSKPIQKDLVKYEEDLSFGRRRIEVRSNSADIHLGHVFNDGPMELGGLRYCINSAALRFIPFHKMEEEGYGYLIKYLP
- a CDS encoding sodium-dependent transporter; the encoded protein is MSDNFKYGEDTKLDKSSEKRANFSGGLGYILAVAGSAVGLGNIWRFPYLAAKYGGGMFLLTYLILTLTFGYAMIMSETTIGRMTKRSAIGAFNNFGNGKILKIGGFINAIVPVLIVPYYSVIGGWVVKYLVEYIKGNVVELAGDKYFESFIIDTKVVFFWFVIFAIATFVVILGGVEQGIERVSKIMMPLLIILAIIVATYSVTRPGAMEGVKYLFIPNLKNFSLMTVVAALGQMFYSLSIAMGILYTYGSYLTRDVDVEISTSRVEMVDTGVAILAGLMVIPAVFAFSGGDPEKLKAGPSLMFITLPKVFESMGAGRIAGIGFFLLVLLAALTSAISLVETSISTFCDELNLSRNKSIILMAFIMIFVGGLSAAGYGILDFVLIFKMPILDFLDFLTNSIMMPIAALATCYLVVKVITLKKIDDEISYSSSFKRKKLYNIVMRVFAPIFLIIILVSAILNTLGIISF